The following is a genomic window from Armatimonadota bacterium.
ATCGTCGGCATGACCGGCGTCCCCGAGGCGCCGCTGGCGCGCGAACTGGGCATCTGCTACGCGAGCCTCGCCGTCGTCACCAACTGGGCCGCCGGCGTGGAGCAGACTCCGCTTGATCACGAGGCAATCGCGTCGCAGATGAGCGAGCGCATGGACGCCGTTAGACGTGTGTTCACGAGCGTTATCGAGGCGTGGGAGGAACGGCCCTGCCCCAACTGCGCGGCCTCAACCTCGCGAAACGCATGAACCCCCGGACCCTGGCCTGGCTCGTGCTCAACCATGTGCCCGGGGCGGGCGCGGTCACGCTGCGGCGGTTGGTCTCGGGCGTTGGCTCACCTGAGGCGACGCTCCAGGCATCCGTGGAACAACTCGTCGCCATCGGTTCTCTCAGCCCGGCGCAAGCTCAAGAACTCAAACGGCTCGCTGCCGGAGTCGGGGACTTCGAGGACCTCGCGGCGGACCTCCAGCGGCGAGGCACACACCTCCTCACATTTGAGGACGAGTCGTATCCGTCGAATCTCCGCGCACTCCGCGACGCGCCTCCCCTGCTCTACGTACGCGGATCACTGCTCGCACGGGACCACACGGCGGTGGCGGTCATCGGCACGCGCACACCATCTGACGGGGGGATAGCCGCCACCACCGCCATCGCGCGGGGTCTAGCGGATCGTGACGTGACCATCGTCAGCGGCCTTGCGCGCGGCGTGGACGGAGCGGCGCATCGCGGGGCGCTCGAAGCGGGCCGCACCATTGCCGTCCTCGGCAGCGGGATTGACCGGGTGACACCGCAGCGTCATCACCGTCTGGCGCAGGAGATAACGCGCCGCGGCGCGCTGCTGTCGGAAATCCCGCCGGGCGCCCGCGCGAGCCGGGAAGCCCTGCTCGCGCGCAATCGGATTCAGGCGGGCCTGGCGAAGGCCGTCGTCGTGGCGCAGTGCAGGAGCCGCGGCGGCAGCTTCGCGACAGCCAGGCGCGCCCTGGCGGCCGCTCGCTCCGTACTCGCAGTGCGCTGGGACGAAACTGAGTTTGCTGATGGGCCGAAGCGATTGGGGGAGCTAGGCGCCCGTGTGGTCAGCGCCTCGGACGCGGTCGACCTCGCCGCGGAGGCTGCGTTCAAACCGCTGCCGCCGTCGCCGCAGCGAGAGATCGCGCTCGACGATCCTGCTCAACGCCCACTGGGCGAGTAAATGACCGCTCCGCGCCACACCCCTCCAAGTGTCGTCTCGGCCTGAGCGCGCACGGCGAGCACGTTGCGCTCGCCGAGGCGGACTTGGTGCGTGATGTCCACCTCGAATGGTTCCGCCCAGTTCTCGCCCTCGGCCATGCGGCGGTGGACGAGAGCGCCGTTGACGTAGAGCCATCCTTCCTCGTCGAGTGCGCCCAGGCGAAGGATGATGCGCCTGTTGCGGAACGCGTCGGGCACGGCGAAGCTGACTCTGACCCACGCGCGGCAGTTCTCGAGCGGTGCCGATACCTGCTCCCACCACTGAGAATCGGTGCTGATCATGCCCCACGCGGAGTCGTTGTAGTCAGCGCCGGCCCACGCCGACGATTCCAGTTCGTCCGCCTCCCTGCGAAAGCGCCACAGCTTGGGTAATTCGGCAATGACATCGTTGTTTCGGCGGAACTGCCGAGAGTACGGCAGGATCCAGCCGAGTTCGTTATCGTCGCGCGTGATCGCGCCGCGGGCTTCGGAACCAGAAACGAAATCCCCATTGACGCCGGAAAGCGTGTCGAGCAGGCGCAGCGTGCGGTCTCGCGCCGCGACCGCCGCCTCATAGTCCGCCCCGGCGACGGCGCGCTTCAGGTTGAGCCACGATTCGAGGTACGCCAAACCGAACGCCACCATGCGCACGCGCTCGCGGTAGGGCGAATTGCGGGCGCGCGGCCGTGCCTCACGCAGCGCGGCGCGGCAGTGCGACAGGATCTCGTCGGTGAATATCGCGGGGAACTCGCGGGTACCCCAGCCCGGGTGCGCTTCGGACCGTGCGAATGCCATTTCGAGCGCTTCATAATATCGTCTCATCGGAGCCGCCGCCGGGCCGAAGAACGCGTCGTAGAAGTCCGCCAGGAGGGCGTCCGGATCCTGGTCGGCATCCCACATCATCTCGGCGAGCACGTAGTGATTCGGCATGAGTGTCGCCCACGACTTGTGGCTTTCCCATGAGAACCCGCGCACGCCGACCCGCTTGTACCATGGCATGTCGCGGAGGTGTGCGCCGAAAAGAGGGGTCGGCAGCTCGGCTGAGCCGGGCATCGGGTCGTATTCGCGGACGTACACGTAGTCGGTCTGCCGCGCGTACTCCTCAATGATGCCGGCCATCTTGCGACGGGAGGCGCAGTGACGATCAGTTACGGAGTGCACCGTGCAGAACTGCTGGGCGGTGACGGAGACCAGGACGTTCGGGTGCAGCTTCACCGTCGTCGGCGGCAGTGTGTGATTGAAGTACGCGTAGAAGGCGACGCACTTCCCCGGATGCTTCTCCTGCACCCGCTCGGCAACGGCGTTGTAGAAACGCACGAGGCGGTCGGTAACAACCGGGTAATCGCTGAAACCCGGATCAGTCAGTCCGCTGTCGAGGGCGGTGCAATTCGCGCATTGGCAGAACTCCGCGTTATCCTCAGGGGAGAGCGAATAGCTGACCGCGTCCGGGTTGTCATCGAAGTAGCGGATCACCTCGCGCGCGACGATGTCTATGACCGCCGGGTTGGATGTGCACGGCTGAGTCGGCTTGCGCACGCCGTCAACCAGGGCGTAGTACTCGGGATGATCCCTGAGGTATGTGTCGGGCGGCAGTGGCCCGTGAACCAGGTTGTGACCCATCCCCACCTTGGCGCCGCCGGTGCGGTTCCGGCGGCACCACTCGGCGAAGCGCGCACGCGCGGCGGGCGTGTTCTCCGGGTCACTTGAACTCCAGGCGTACCACATGCTGCGCAGGTTGAAGTCCGGGCCTTCGATGCGGTCGCACGGACCAACGGTAATATCCGAGCGCTGAGGCACGACCTTGCCGATGTCGCCGGGCATGAACCAGCGACAACCGAGGTCGCGCAGAAGCGTGTACACGGCATGCGACACCGCCGCCTCATCCGCGCCGATGAGATAGAGGTCACCCGCGTGGGTGCGCATCAGGAAATACTCGGATTGAAGCTGAGGGACCGCGAACGGCATTTTCTCGAAAGACGCCGCCCGTCCCAGGACGATGCGGGTCGGCATTGTACTGCCGAGCGGGACCTCGGCGCCACTCATTCTGCTGAGATACGCGCGCAGCTCATCGGCGGCGGCGCGCTCGCCGGCTGTCGGCTCGCGAGGCAGCATCACGCTGCACACCGCGCGGCCGTCCTTTACCAACTGCACGCCGGTTCCGGCGCTCCCGGCGCCACCAGCCATCGTCGCGACGATCATCATTGTGACGATCCGTTTCATCATTCGGCCCGGCCACCAGTCAATCGAAGTGCCTCTCGCTGAGATAGCACCCACGGACGCGCGACGTGGGCGCGTCGCCGCGCAGGTGGTAGGCGATGAAGATGCGCCCGTCCGGCAATCGCACCCAGCCGGAATACCCGTAGTCCCCGGCCCGCCTGGAGGCGTCCTCCTCGATGCGCAGGATCCGCCCCCTGCCGGTCTCGTCTCCCAGCCAGGCACAGAAGGACCAGCTCCCACCCACGTCGCGATACGTCACCAGAATGCGCCCGTCGGGCAGGAGCCCGGCCACGGGCCGATGGCCGATCATGTCCGTGGGCTCGATCGGCGACCACGTTTGTCCCCGATCGCTCGAGCGCGAGAGAAACGTCGGGTATCCCTTGCCGGAGTTCTCACGCATGAAGCACAGCAACTCGCCGGATGGGAGTTGCATGATCGAGCCTTCGCAGAGGTTGTAGTCGGGATGCGACGCCACCACGGCCGGCTCGCCCCAGGTCGCACCCCTGTCCGTCGAGCGAAACACGCGTTGGATGAGCCGCTGACTGCTCTGGTCGTAGTGCTGAAGGCCGAGGAGAAGCGCGCCGTCATCCAGTTCCAGAATTCGGTCGGGCACGTAGCCTCGGCAGCCGGTGTTCTGCGGCTCCGGCCACGCGCGTCCCTCATCCTCGCTCCACCAGATCACGTTTTCCCACTTGCAGAGGCGCTCTTTGACCTGATCGCGGCGATCGCAGATCAGAGCGATCCTGCCGTCGGAGAGCTGGGCGAGGCGGGGGCAGTTCCAGGTCCAGCCGTGCTCTTGCTGCGACAGGCGGTGGTGCTCCCGCGGGGTGCTCCACGTCGCGCCTTCGTCGGCGCTTTCCGTGAGCATGATGCGCGTCCACGTCGGTACGTGGGCATCGCTCTCGCGATACACCAGAAGCAGCTTCCCCGACGCGGTCAGAACCACGTCGGGGAACGCTTGGTAGACAGCGGGGTCGTCGGCTATGCTGAACCTGGGCCCGGTATGATCACGCATGGCTGCCGCCGGGGCTACCGTCAGTCACCTGACCGGCGTCGCACGTCGCGATCAACCTGCCGGGCTTCCGCCCACTCAGGCCTTGCCGGCCGAGCCGAACAGCCGCATCTTCTCCGCGATGGCCTCGACCATGGCGTCGCGGGCGGGCGCGAGCAGCTTGCGGATATCGTACTTGCGGACATCGCCCTTGGCCTCGGCCTCGGCATGCTCCTTCTCGGTCTTGTGCACCTGCTCGGCGACCGCATCGAAGAAGGCGACGCGAATCTGCGTGTCTATGTTGATCTTGCGGATGCCAAGCTCGACGGCCTTGCGCACCGCGTCATCGGGGACGCCGGTGCCGCCGTGCATCACCAACGCCACGGGGGTCGCCGTGTTGATTTCCTTCAATCGGTCGTGGTCAATCTTCGGCGTGCCCTTGTACAGCCCGTGCGTCGTGCCGATGCCCACGGCGAGCAGATCAACTCCGGTGTCGTCAACGAACTTCCTGGCCTCGGCGGGATTCGTGAGGTGATCTTCATGCTCGCCCTTGATGACACCGAGGCGGCCGATCTCGCCTTCGACCGTGACGCCGATCGCGTGGGCGGCCGCGACGACCTTGCGTGTGACTTCGACGTTCTCCTCGTAGGAGCGCGGCGTCTTGCCGTCCTCCTGGAGCGAGCCGTCAATCATCACCGACGTCATGCCCAGGCGCAGGAACCTCATCACGAGATCGAACGAGCGCCCGTGGTCGAGGTGCAACGCGACGGGGACGGTGCAGCGGTCCGCCAGCGTGCGAACGACGGCGAACAGCTCCTCGGGTTCGGTGTACGCAAGGGTCGTCTGAGTGATCTGTATCAAGAACGGCGCGCGTTCCCGCTCCGCCGCGGCGAAAACGGCTTGCGCCGTCTCCATGTTCACGGCATTGAAAGCGCCGACCGCGTAGCCTCCGTCCTCAGCCTTGGCGATGATCTCTTTGCTTGGCAGCAGCATGCGTGCTTCCTCCTCGGGGGTAATGACGGCAATCGCAGCGCCTGACCTGCCGCGCTGCGCATCGCGCTCCTCAGATGGGCACAGCGGCTCCGCACCACACCTCGGATCGAGGTACGACGCCCCCGCCCGTGCCCGTCGGGCTTACGCATCAAGTACTTCGCGGTTGACGGCGGCTCTCCTCTCGCTAGAACTGAAAGAGCCGCCATTCCTTGCCAACACAAACTCAAACCATCTATAATTGCCCCGACGCGCAGGGCGAAGGTACCGATGACGGGGTTCGGGTGTTGGCGGACGGCTCCCCAACCCGGGAATCGTGCCCAAGAACCCCATCCCGGAAGAGCTTCGGGTGACGCGGCGGCGCCGGCGCCGCGAGCAGTTGAGGAGGGTCATTGAGCATCGCATCGAGAGCGGTCACGGGGACACCGGTGGCATGCGGGCTAATGCGAGTGCTGCTCGCGGTGGGGCCGGCCGTGGGCGGCATGGCGCAGCACGTCGCCAGCCTCGTGCGCGGGCTGGATCGTTCCCGCTTCGACGTGTCACTCGCGGGACCGTCCGAGGACCCGGCGGCACGAGTAGCCGCGGAGCACTCGTGCGCGGTGCATGCCCTGGGCTTCGCGGCGCCGCCCTGGCGCAGCGGGATTGCGGCGCTTCGCCTTGCCGGCCTTGTGCGCCGCGAACGAATCGATCTGGTGCACGCGCACGGCTACTCCGCCGCTACCGCGGCAGCGTTCGCGCGTCGAATGACCCCGGACGCCAAGCTCGTGTGCACACTGCACAGTTTCATGACTTCCACCACCGCGCGCCCCGTTGCCGGGTGGCGCGCTCGCTGGCTGCTGCGGCTCATCGCACGCCGCTCGCATCGCATCATCATGGTTTCCGATAGCTTGCGGTCCCAGGTTGCAGGTATCGCCGATGACGCGCCGCACAAGTTGCTGACAATCCCCAACGGGGTAGATCTCGCCGGCTTCCGAAGACCCGACGCGGCGTGGGCGCGTCGCGAGTTGGGGCTGTGCGCAACGGGCGTAGTGGTCGGGATGGTCGGCCGCCTTGCGGCCCAGAAGGGGCCGCTCGATTTCGTCCGGGCAGCCGCGCTCGTCGGCGCGACGTTTCCCGACGTGCAGTTCGTGCTCATCGGCGACGGCCCGCTGCGGGCCGACGTCGAGAAGCTCGCGCGAGAGTTGAAGTTCTCCGATCGCTTAGTGCTGGCCGGGCATCGCCCCGATGCCGGCGCCTTGGCCCAAGCCTTCGATGTGGCGGTGGTAGCGTCGGTGAGCGAAGGCTCATCTCTGACCGCGATGGAAGCCATGGCGTGGGGCAAGCCGGTCGCTGCCACGGCGGTCGGCGGGGTGCTCGAAGTCGTCCTGGACGGCGAGACCGGGATCCTCGTCCCGCCCGGCGATCCCCGCGTGCTGAGCGCAGCGGTCGCGTCCCTGCTCGCGGATCCGGAGCGCGCGGCGGCGCTCGGTCAGGCCGGGCGTCGGCGGGTCGAACGCGACTTTTCGCTGGCACGAATGATCGAACGCACCGAGGAAACATATGTGGATACGATATACCGTGACCTGGCCAACGGGTGACCGATGCGGTTGATCCTTACAGCTCTTGCACTCGCCGCCGCGCTGGCCGGACAGGCCAGCGCCCGCACCGTCTTTCGGGTCGAGCATAAGGTGATCCTCGTCGTCGCCGACACGGCGACGTGGGAGGACTACACCGGCCCGGCTGCGCCGTTCATCCGACGGTGGCTGCCGGAGTGCGCCGTGGGGCTGATGAACGGCCGGACGGCCGGGCTGGCGACTCCTCCCGCAGCGTATCTAACCCTCGGCGCAAGCAGTCGGATATCGGCGGAACTTGACCCGGATCTCGCGGAACTTGCTCTCAACTACAACGAGTCCTACGAAGGCAGCGATGCGCCCGCCGTCTTTCGTGCCCGCACCGGAGGCGTGCTTCCTCCGGGTGCTCTCGGGTATATCGCCTTGCCCCACGTCCAGCGCGAGAACGCGGAGGCGACGTACCCCTTACGGCTCGGCCTCATCGGCGAGTCGCTGCGGCGGGCCGGGTTGAAGACCGCCGCCATCGGCAACGCGGACCTCCCGTATCAGTATCGCCGCCATATCGCCACCATCGTCATGGACGAATCCGGCGTCGTCCCGGTGGGCGACATCGGCCGCAGCATGCACCTCCCTGACCCCGGACTCGAACCACCCCTCATGACGGACTACGCGGCGGTGACCGACGAACTGCACCGGGCGCTCAAACAAGCCGCGGTCATCGCCGTGGAGACGGGCGATTTGTCGCGGATCAACGCCCGCAGCCAGGTGATGACCCCGCAGCGCGTAGACGAGGAACGCCTGGCGGCCGTCGCTCGGATGGACACGTTCCTCGCTCATATCGTGGGGCTCATGCGAGGGCGCCCCTGGCGGCTCTACCTGGTGACGCCGTCGGCCGCATACGACCCCCGCGAACGGAGCGACCTGCTCCTGCCCATCATCGCGTGGGGCGACGGCATCTCGAGCGGCCTGCTCAGCAGCCCCTCGACGCGGCGCGCTGGCGTCGTGGCTAACGTAGATCTCGCGCCTGACGTGCTCCAGTTCCTCAGCGTCGCCATCCCGTCAGAAGCGATCGGGAGACCGATGTATGTCCGCCCCGCGCCTGGCGGCGACGCGCTCGGGTACGTCACGCGGCAGCACCAAGACCAGGCCCGCGTGGAGGCCAACCGCCCGTACGTGCTCAAGCGGATCAGCGGGATTGTGGTTGCGGTATTCACTGTGATCGCGGCGCTCCTGATACTGGGCGGGCCGATGCCCCGCGGCGTCATGGTGGGGCTGCGTGAGGCCGCGCTCTTCGTCATGGCTTTTCCACTCGGCGCGCTGGTGTTTCCGGGTCGTGTCGCGCTCACTCCCTTGATCGCGCTGCTGTGCGTCATCGCCGTCACGACTGTCGTGTACGCTGGCGCGCGCTCTCTTAGACGTTGGGCGCCGCCTTACGCGTGGGTTGCCGGTGTGTTCGCCGCGGTGTTGTGCGCGGACCTCGTTCTGCGACAGAATCTGGTGCAGGACTCACTCCTTAGTTACTCGGTGACGGTCGGCGCGCGCTACTATGGTTTGGGCAACGAGTTGGGCGGGGTTCTCCTTGCGGCGGTGCCGCTTGCGCTCGGGGGATGGCTCGGCGCGCGGCAGCCGGGCCGTGCGGTCCGTCTCGCCTCGGCGTTGCTCCTCGCGTGCGTCATCATAGCCATCGGGCATCCCGCGATGGGCGCCAACTTCGGCATTGCGGTGCCCGCCGCGCTCGGTTTCGGTCTGATGGCGCTCGGCCTTTACAGCCCTCAGCTCAAGGCTCGACACCTGCTCATAGCCGTCGTCGTGGCCTTGGCCGCCGGAGTCCTCGTGGGTGGCGCCAATTGGCTCATCGCCCCCGAGGGGCGCTCCCACATCGGCAGGGCGTTCGAGGCCGCCCGGCACGGCGGACTGACGCAGATGATCGCGATATTCTCGCGCAAGGTGGCGTTCAACTGGCTCCTCGCACGCCATACGATTGCCACCTGGGTGTTGGTCTCCGCGCTGGCCGTGATCGCCGGCTCCGCGATGGGGCGCAGCAGAGCGGTGTCTGAGGAGGCGCAGGCGGGGTCGCCGCTGGGCCTCGGGCTGATCTGCGCCGCCGTCGCGTCGGGGGTGTCGTTCTTCCTGAATGATTCGGGGGTACTGTCGGCGGCCTGGGGGCTGCTCCTGGTCGCGGCAGCGCTGACGTACATCGCGCTCGACTGGCGGCTGCGTCAGGGCGTGGCCACAGTGGGATAAAGCGGCAGGATGCGCACGGGCGAACGCCGAACTAGCGGCGGAGGGAGCGTACAGTGACAGGACAGGGGCATAAAGACTTCTCGGAGCAAGACGTGCAGCAGCGCTTCGAGACCATCGCCAAGGACATGGTCGAAACCGGCCTGTACGCCGAGGCCATCGAGGCGTACAAGGAGTTGATTCGCGACCATCCCGGCAGCCGCTGGGCTGCCAACGCCTATCTCTCCATCGCGCACTGCTATCATGCCCTCGGCCAAGAGGAAGAGGAGCTGAGCGCCCTTGAGGATATCATCGCGCAGTTCCCCGACCACGTCGTGGCGAAGCGGGCGCGGGGAGCGATAGAGGCGCTGCGCGGACGTCATTACGGCGAAGGGCCCGCGGGAGCGGATCTTCACGGCGCGGTGCGGCGCCTGACACGGCAAGTGGAACGGCTGCGTCAGGCGCAGCAGCGAAGAGCCTGGCTCGGCGCCGTCGTGTTCGTCGTGTTGCTCGTCGCAATCATCTGGCTTGCCGCGAGATCCTCGGGCGGTTACTCCTCTCGGGCCGCGGACGATCTCAGCAAGCGCGTCACCGCGCTCGAGTCGGCGGTGCAGGCGGTCTCCGGCGGGACGCCCGGCGGCGCATCACAAGGGGCGCCCGACGCTGCAAGCCCTGCCGCTACCGTGACACCGGTTGCGCCGCAGCCAACGACGCCACCCGCGCCGGCGACTAAGGCTCCTCCAACACCAAAGCCGCCCCCCGCCCCGGTGCGCCCACCCTCGACTAAGACATACACGGTCAAGGACGGCGAGTCTCTGTGGACCATCGCGCGTAGTCAGTTGGGCGACGGACGACGCGCGGAGGAGATCGCGGAGTTGAACGGCATCAAGGCGCCGTACAACATCAGGGTAGGCGACAAGCTCAAGCTGCCGACGCGGGAGTAGCTCGGGCCGCGTGCAGCGGAGCGGAAAGGTCACGGCCTCCGGCAAAGCCGGAGGCCGTTCGCTGTGGGCGGTCCGATGGACCGGGGTGCTATCCTGCGTTACTCATACCGGTCGCGAACCGGTGGTACTTCCTCGCTAGCGCTTCGCTTCGGCACGGCGCCAGAACTGTAGGAAACCGAGCGCCGGCTTCTTCACCTCGCGCTCATCCAATTGCTCCAATTCGCGCGCCGCATTCTCGTGCCCCAACTCGCGCGCGCGCTCCAAACACTCGCGCGCGGGCTGGATACGTCCCATCTCTATCAATGTCTTGCCGTACAGGAAGCGGTAGTCTGCGTTGTCGGGGTCGGACTTAAGCAGGACCCGGTAGTAGCTCAGAGCCTTCTCGTGCTCGCCGGACTGACGCAGCGAGTTCGCCTTCATGAGATAGGCGCTGATCGTCTGCGGGCTCAGAACTGATAGCTTCGTGACATCCACCACGGTGTCGCGCTGGAACCCGAAGTTGCCCGCGAACAGGCCGCGGAAATCGAGCGCGGCGACTTTCGGACGGAATTGATCCGTGAGCGCTTCCGCCTTGGTGGCGTACTTCTTCGGCTGCCCCACGACCGCCTCGGCGGGGACCTCTTCCGTCAGCGCAATGGCTTCGTCGTGATCCTCCGGCGCCTCGACTGCCGCCGACACGGCGACGGGCTCCGGCGATTCCGCCTCGAGGATCTCACCGACCGACTCCGCAACTCCGTCGGGTTGCAGATTCTCAGTCGCCGCAGCCATGGCGGGCTCTGTCGCCTCCTCCTCGACGTGATATCCGCCGAGGGCGGCGAGCGTGTCCTGCGGCTCCTCGGTTGCCGCGGCCACAAGCTCGACTCCGGCTTCGTCATGCGTCTCAGGGGCATTCTGATTGCCGTCAGCCGCAGCTACTGCGACAGCGGCGACCGGAGCAGGTTGCTCCATCGCGGGTGCCGAGGTCGTCGCAGACATGCCGTGGCACAGGGCGTCGGAGGCATTGGCGGCGCCGGCGCTGTCGCGGCGCGCTGCGAGTCCCACCGCGCCGAACGGCTCGACGGTCAGGTGCAGCACATAGAAGGCCCCGGTCTGCTGCTCTGGGTTGCCGGGCTTCAGAAGCGAGCGCGCCTGTATGCGATCCGCTCGCGCGGAATCAATCGGATCGTCTGCGTCGCGAACGAACACGCGGTATCCGGAATCAAGGATGGCCTTGACCTTTGTCGTGACCTCTTGCTCCCTAGCGTGCTGCTCGGGTCGCTGGGAGTGCAGGAGATCGAGGACGCCGTCGTCAACTGCGCCCCGCAGCATCGCTTCCACCGACAGGTCGCCGATCGCCTGGGAGACCACTCCCCAGCGGCGGATCATGCCCTCGGCCTCCGAGGTAGAAATCGTGATGAGGACCTTGGCGTCGTCAGCGGCTTCGCTGCTTTGCATCCATTGGCCGTTGAGATCTGTCACCGTGAACCTCCCACCTATCGCGCGCTAGTTGGAGCGCGCCAGACGCTCGAGCAGCTCGTCGGCCACTGCATCATACGCCTTGGCCGCCGGCGCGCTCGGATCGCTGAGCACGATCGGCGTCGCCCTCGCCTCGGTCTCGCTGACCGCGATGTTCTTGCCGATCACCGTGCGGAACATGAAATCGCCGTACTCGGCTTCGATCTTCTCCTTGAGCAGCGCGTACATGGCGTTGTCGAGCGCGGTGCCGCGATCGAAAAGAGTGACCAGGATGCCCAACGTCTTGACCCGCGGATCGAGCTGTTCGTACAGCGACGCTACGGTCTCGGCCAGGAGCGACATGCCCTGCAAGGAATAGAACTTCGCCTGTACCGGCACGACCATGTCCGTCGCCGCCATGAGCACGTTGACCGTGATCAGGTCGAGCGACGGCGAGCAGTCTATCATGACGTAATCGTATTTCTTGGTGAACACGCTCTTCGCGTGATCGAGGAGCTTGTTGCGCAGTCGCACCTCGCGTCCGACCTCGGCGACCAGCGTCTTGTTGCACATGTTCATGTTGGAACAAGACGGGACGAGTTCAAGGTTCGGGACTTTGCTCTCGACGATCAAGCGCTCGAGAGGGAACCGAGGATCCATCAGCAGCAGATGGGACTGCGCCTCGACTGCATCGGAATCAAAGCCCAACGCGAGGGTGGCATTGGCCTGCGGGTCCATGTCCATGCACAGCACGGAATGCCCCCGGTGGGCGAGAGCCGCGGCGAGGTTGACGCACGACGTCGTCTTCGCCACCCCGCCCTTCTCGTTGGCGAAGGCGATGACCCTCATGCCTCCGTAGCTATACCCGGCCTCGGCGAGCGAGTATCCCTCCATGCTCTACCTCCGCTGCGTGGCACACCAAAACGCCACGCGGCACGTGTGCGCCGTATCGGAACGGGATCTGAGCTGTGGGCGCCACCGCGCCCAGAGGGGCCAATCCGGCTCTCTTGCGGCCGGCCGCCCGGCGTCCGATAGGTCGTTCGGCATATTATTCCACATGGTAGGGCACCCTTCACATCGCGGACACCGTCTCTTCGGCTCGCTGGTCATACACCGGCACCAAAGGAACCGCGGGGCCAGCGGACGTTCCCCGGCCGCACCGTGCCGATCGGAAGGAACAGGCGTTCTGTCGCAGAATCTACGGTGCCCAAGACATCGGGCGATCCGGCTGCGCTGGTGGTGCCCTGCTTTCCTTGCCGCACCGGCTCACCAACTGAACGGCTGGACACCGTCGCGCCATGCGTCGTTCCGGGGCTGGTCGAGCACGTGCCGTTCAACATATTGCTCATCACGATTGACAGCCTGCGCGCCGACCACCTCGGCTGCTACGGCTACGGGCGGGACACTAGCCCCAACCTTGACGCCCTGGCAGGCCAAGGTACGCTCCTGACCCGCATGTTCGCGCCCGCCGTGCCCACCCAGCCGTCGTTCACCACCATCTACACGGGTCAGTACTCACTCACCCACGGCATCATCTCCCACGGCGGCACGGAGCAACTCGGCCCCGACCATCCCTTCGTGACTGAGGAGCTGCGCAAGGCCGGCCTCGTGACGTGCGCGGTGGATAACCTGTACTCGATGCGGCCGTGGTTCGCGCGGGGCTACGAGTTCTACATTGATCCCAGCCACCGCGCGAAGATGCGGTTGTCCGTGACATGCGAAGGCATCAACCGGCGCGCGATCCCGTGCCTGCGCGCCCACGCGGATGAGCCCTTCTTTCTCCTGGTGCACTACTGGGACACCCACACCCCATACGAGCCACCGGCGAGACTGCGACATCGCTACTACGACGGCGACCCCACGGGCGACGAGTACTCAACTCTCGAGCCCATGCGCACCGCGCCGCTCGGCGATATCTGGCGCGAGCAATGGCTGACCCCCCTGTCGCGCAAGCGCTGGCGCGGCCGGGAGATCCGCGACGCCGAGTACGTGGTCGCGCTCTACGATGNNNNNNNNNNNNNNNNNNNNNNNNNNNNNNNNNNNNNNNNNNNNNNNNNNNNNNNNNNNNNNNNNNNNNNNNNNNNNNN
Proteins encoded in this region:
- a CDS encoding ParA family protein, yielding MEGYSLAEAGYSYGGMRVIAFANEKGGVAKTTSCVNLAAALAHRGHSVLCMDMDPQANATLALGFDSDAVEAQSHLLLMDPRFPLERLIVESKVPNLELVPSCSNMNMCNKTLVAEVGREVRLRNKLLDHAKSVFTKKYDYVMIDCSPSLDLITVNVLMAATDMVVPVQAKFYSLQGMSLLAETVASLYEQLDPRVKTLGILVTLFDRGTALDNAMYALLKEKIEAEYGDFMFRTVIGKNIAVSETEARATPIVLSDPSAPAAKAYDAVADELLERLARSN
- a CDS encoding tetratricopeptide repeat protein, with the protein product MTDLNGQWMQSSEAADDAKVLITISTSEAEGMIRRWGVVSQAIGDLSVEAMLRGAVDDGVLDLLHSQRPEQHAREQEVTTKVKAILDSGYRVFVRDADDPIDSARADRIQARSLLKPGNPEQQTGAFYVLHLTVEPFGAVGLAARRDSAGAANASDALCHGMSATTSAPAMEQPAPVAAVAVAAADGNQNAPETHDEAGVELVAAATEEPQDTLAALGGYHVEEEATEPAMAAATENLQPDGVAESVGEILEAESPEPVAVSAAVEAPEDHDEAIALTEEVPAEAVVGQPKKYATKAEALTDQFRPKVAALDFRGLFAGNFGFQRDTVVDVTKLSVLSPQTISAYLMKANSLRQSGEHEKALSYYRVLLKSDPDNADYRFLYGKTLIEMGRIQPARECLERARELGHENAARELEQLDEREVKKPALGFLQFWRRAEAKR
- a CDS encoding LysM peptidoglycan-binding domain-containing protein encodes the protein MTGQGHKDFSEQDVQQRFETIAKDMVETGLYAEAIEAYKELIRDHPGSRWAANAYLSIAHCYHALGQEEEELSALEDIIAQFPDHVVAKRARGAIEALRGRHYGEGPAGADLHGAVRRLTRQVERLRQAQQRRAWLGAVVFVVLLVAIIWLAARSSGGYSSRAADDLSKRVTALESAVQAVSGGTPGGASQGAPDAASPAATVTPVAPQPTTPPAPATKAPPTPKPPPAPVRPPSTKTYTVKDGESLWTIARSQLGDGRRAEEIAELNGIKAPYNIRVGDKLKLPTRE
- a CDS encoding sulfatase-like hydrolase/transferase is translated as MPKTSGDPAALVVPCFPCRTGSPTERLDTVAPCVVPGLVEHVPFNILLITIDSLRADHLGCYGYGRDTSPNLDALAGQGTLLTRMFAPAVPTQPSFTTIYTGQYSLTHGIISHGGTEQLGPDHPFVTEELRKAGLVTCAVDNLYSMRPWFARGYEFYIDPSHRAKMRLSVTCEGINRRAIPCLRAHADEPFFLLVHYWDTHTPYEPPARLRHRYYDGDPTGDEYSTLEPMRTAPLGDIWREQWLTPLSRKRWRGREIRDAEYVVALYD